A genomic region of Vibrio sp. 10N contains the following coding sequences:
- the focA gene encoding formate transporter FocA has product MASASSDNNLLFSPLEMMAEAEKFALSKAKKTSGMTMSLAMMAGAFIGLAFLFYITVTTGSEEAGWGLSRLAGGLAFSMGLILIVICGGELFTSSVLSSISWANKQISFSKMLSIWGKVYVGNFIGAMFLLLIVSAAGLYQMDNGQWGLNALHIAQHKLHHTWVQAFALGVLCNLLVCLAIWLTFSSANAMTKAAMTVLPVAMFVSSGFEHCVANMFMVPLGIVIQNFAGADFWAATGTTQTQFADLTPMHFLTNNLIPVTLGNIIGGSVLVGLANWSIYRRPQLKAANVTAITQTTELTSVKETQMNNNIIVKDIMNTQPVTLSVEMPTSVALDTLLDHNLTSAPVTDIEGRLVGFFSVHDVMVDLWCQDYIPEQGQKVVDLMSRDVVAINASEKLVDVAEFLCIDKEQLYPVSSMGIATSFTTLSLEERAKAMKVNKPHVLPVLENGVLVGVLSRAEVMKAVRPIYGERLNVVERELETA; this is encoded by the coding sequence ATGGCATCAGCTAGCTCCGACAATAATCTGCTTTTCTCGCCACTCGAAATGATGGCCGAAGCTGAAAAATTCGCACTGAGTAAAGCAAAGAAAACCAGTGGAATGACAATGAGCCTCGCCATGATGGCTGGCGCTTTTATCGGATTAGCATTCCTGTTCTACATCACAGTAACAACGGGCAGCGAAGAAGCAGGATGGGGCTTAAGCAGGTTAGCTGGCGGCTTAGCATTCAGTATGGGGTTGATCCTCATAGTGATATGCGGCGGTGAACTGTTTACTAGCTCAGTGCTGTCTAGCATTTCATGGGCGAACAAGCAGATAAGCTTTAGCAAAATGCTATCAATTTGGGGAAAGGTCTATGTTGGAAACTTTATCGGCGCAATGTTCTTGCTACTGATCGTCTCCGCAGCCGGCTTATACCAAATGGATAATGGTCAATGGGGCTTAAATGCTCTGCATATTGCGCAGCACAAGCTACACCACACCTGGGTCCAAGCATTCGCGCTCGGCGTGCTTTGTAACCTTCTCGTTTGCTTAGCTATCTGGCTAACGTTTAGCAGTGCCAATGCTATGACCAAAGCGGCGATGACGGTGTTACCAGTCGCCATGTTTGTCAGCAGCGGTTTTGAACACTGCGTCGCAAACATGTTCATGGTGCCACTAGGCATTGTTATTCAAAACTTTGCCGGTGCGGATTTTTGGGCAGCAACAGGCACGACACAAACTCAGTTTGCCGACCTAACACCCATGCATTTTTTAACTAACAACCTTATACCAGTCACGCTAGGAAACATTATTGGTGGTTCGGTTTTAGTAGGACTCGCTAACTGGAGTATCTACCGCAGACCACAACTAAAAGCAGCAAACGTAACTGCAATAACACAAACCACTGAACTTACGTCAGTAAAGGAGACGCAAATGAACAACAACATCATCGTAAAAGACATCATGAACACTCAACCAGTAACACTAAGCGTAGAAATGCCTACATCAGTCGCACTCGATACCCTTTTGGATCACAACCTAACTAGTGCCCCTGTAACAGATATTGAAGGTCGTTTGGTTGGGTTCTTCTCAGTACACGATGTGATGGTTGATCTTTGGTGCCAAGACTACATTCCAGAGCAAGGTCAGAAAGTGGTTGATCTAATGAGTCGTGATGTTGTCGCAATCAATGCGTCTGAGAAATTAGTCGATGTGGCAGAGTTTCTTTGCATCGATAAAGAGCAGCTATATCCGGTAAGTTCAATGGGCATCGCAACAAGCTTCACGACACTTTCACTAGAAGAGCGTGCTAAAGCGATGAAGGTAAACAAACCACACGTGTTGCCTGTATTGGAAAATGGTGTCTTGGTTGGTGTTCTATCAAGAGCTGAAGTAATGAAAGCTGTCCGCCCTATCTATGGCGAACGCTTGAATGTTGTTGAGCGCGAACTTGAAACAGCGTAA
- a CDS encoding YadA C-terminal domain-containing protein, which yields MKKSYIAIAIAAITSTSTFASTVNHHDTIAMDSSSFHVEKSADGNDYLFVDGKPIGKIEEYNEEQGKAVLSPMRGAGEIRLSTHKNGHIDYVSFDGDGNQDRGSLIVTEKNKIMDETSEIMDTIDESQKVAERVESGQSVVEFRDGQGNVVETMDASNVEQYVEAFSKMSDEDKIAALKDIKQAAANGQIVEGDTPSPRPEPEITPDDVQDYINTRINGAASQVVEIGAEAYSDLDNKIASNTARITGLETEMKKMGDKMLDLEDRMDGVVATSHAVTNARPMVQDAGEFAMGVGIGAAGSKQALALGGAYQFSQNWSASTTVNYETAGKRSKSQFSAGAGVHYRFK from the coding sequence ATGAAAAAATCATATATTGCGATTGCTATAGCAGCGATTACTTCAACCTCTACTTTTGCTTCAACAGTTAACCATCACGATACCATTGCAATGGATAGTTCTTCTTTCCATGTTGAAAAAAGTGCAGACGGCAACGATTACTTGTTTGTAGACGGAAAACCTATTGGCAAAATCGAAGAATACAATGAAGAACAGGGTAAAGCAGTACTCTCGCCAATGCGAGGAGCAGGTGAAATCAGGCTTTCTACACATAAAAATGGCCATATTGACTATGTATCGTTCGATGGAGATGGTAATCAAGATCGCGGCTCCCTAATCGTAACTGAAAAAAATAAGATCATGGATGAGACCAGTGAAATTATGGACACGATCGATGAGAGCCAAAAGGTCGCAGAGAGAGTTGAAAGCGGTCAGTCAGTGGTTGAGTTTCGCGATGGTCAAGGCAATGTAGTTGAAACGATGGACGCTTCTAACGTTGAACAATATGTAGAAGCGTTCAGTAAGATGTCTGACGAAGACAAGATTGCAGCGCTAAAAGACATTAAACAAGCGGCAGCCAATGGTCAGATTGTTGAGGGGGATACGCCTTCTCCGCGTCCCGAGCCAGAAATCACTCCGGATGATGTTCAAGACTACATCAATACCCGTATTAATGGTGCTGCGAGTCAAGTAGTAGAGATTGGTGCGGAAGCATACTCTGATCTGGATAACAAAATTGCAAGCAACACTGCTCGCATCACTGGCCTAGAAACGGAAATGAAAAAGATGGGCGATAAAATGCTCGACTTGGAAGATCGCATGGACGGTGTCGTTGCAACGTCTCACGCGGTAACGAATGCTCGACCAATGGTTCAAGATGCGGGTGAGTTCGCAATGGGTGTTGGTATTGGTGCTGCGGGGTCGAAACAAGCACTCGCGCTAGGTGGGGCTTATCAATTTAGTCAAAACTGGTCTGCATCGACAACAGTTAACTATGAAACCGCTGGCAAGCGTTCTAAATCACAATTTTCTGCTGGCGCCGGCGTTCACTACCGCTTTAAATAA
- a CDS encoding YgjV family protein yields MDFSMVELLGYAASIMVAISLTMKDIVKLRVLNFVGCALFTAYGLAIDSMPVVITNGFIACVNVYFLLQMQKKSGTSAESNA; encoded by the coding sequence ATGGACTTCAGTATGGTTGAATTACTTGGTTACGCAGCATCGATCATGGTCGCTATCTCATTAACAATGAAAGACATTGTTAAACTTAGAGTACTTAACTTTGTAGGCTGTGCCCTATTTACTGCATACGGCTTAGCGATTGACTCGATGCCAGTTGTAATCACCAATGGTTTCATTGCGTGTGTTAACGTCTACTTCTTGTTGCAGATGCAAAAAAAAAGTGGGACGAGCGCTGAATCTAACGCCTAG
- a CDS encoding bifunctional metallophosphatase/5'-nucleotidase gives MTKNNKPLSLTVAHINDTHSYFDPSSLALSVSHNGQLYQPYVSAGGFARIAARVKQLKQSYSNDGFLFLHAGDCFQGTLYFSLFKGEANAVMLNSLGIDAMALGNHELDMGNEPVGKFVREIDFPLLAGNWNVSAERSKQKQYPLKSHPNLMDFDTQRQVANWIEKSVGEERVAIFGLSLDKMADIANPDSDTTFEPCIATAQATVDAIHARGINKIILLSHMGYEADLELADTVTGLGLIIGGHSHVLQGDFSSLGLKSQQHYGVEVSGTFVVQAGHHAMTLGHCQIEFAANGKVTSFEGRNELLVGRRVFMDVHGELHACVIEKIKQQIHAHPNVVVVRKDPVVKALLAEKYQPQVKALQTQTIASLDRELRHVRLPDEQGPSQLAPLVAHSFLYTMQSLGHQVDFAMHNAGGVRNSLAAGPVSVADVAGKLLPFAVPIGVYRIKGSDIPKILEGALDNAYSNGVQGTGSGSYPYTSQLEFQYDSTLPKGQRVSNVIVAGEVLDEHRVYIGTSSAYTMKGKEGYDAIRNMLDSGIVTTWSMADCFIKLLSEQPTSVRSTPSQNAGLLP, from the coding sequence ATGACAAAAAACAATAAGCCTCTTTCGCTCACCGTAGCGCATATCAACGATACACACTCTTACTTTGACCCCTCGTCACTAGCTTTAAGCGTCAGCCACAATGGGCAACTCTATCAGCCGTACGTCAGTGCTGGGGGCTTTGCGCGAATTGCAGCGCGAGTAAAACAGCTTAAACAATCATACTCTAATGACGGCTTTCTATTTCTGCATGCCGGCGACTGTTTTCAGGGCACACTTTATTTTTCACTTTTTAAAGGTGAAGCCAATGCCGTGATGTTGAACTCACTTGGCATCGATGCGATGGCGCTCGGGAACCATGAGCTGGACATGGGTAATGAGCCCGTCGGAAAATTTGTTCGTGAAATAGACTTTCCGCTTCTTGCAGGCAATTGGAATGTGTCGGCCGAGCGGAGTAAGCAGAAGCAGTACCCACTGAAATCGCATCCAAATTTGATGGATTTTGATACGCAGCGGCAAGTCGCAAATTGGATAGAGAAGTCAGTCGGTGAAGAGCGAGTTGCTATCTTTGGTTTGTCACTAGATAAAATGGCCGACATCGCTAACCCAGATAGTGACACTACTTTTGAGCCATGCATCGCAACAGCACAGGCGACGGTGGATGCGATTCATGCTCGAGGCATTAATAAAATCATATTGCTCAGCCATATGGGCTATGAAGCCGATCTTGAGCTTGCTGACACAGTCACTGGTCTTGGGTTGATTATTGGAGGTCATAGTCATGTGTTACAGGGTGACTTTTCCTCGTTGGGGCTAAAATCTCAGCAACATTATGGTGTTGAGGTTAGTGGTACTTTTGTAGTTCAGGCTGGCCATCACGCAATGACGCTCGGTCATTGCCAGATAGAGTTTGCCGCCAACGGCAAAGTCACCAGCTTTGAAGGGCGAAATGAGTTATTAGTTGGACGTCGTGTATTTATGGATGTTCACGGAGAGCTTCACGCTTGCGTAATCGAGAAAATCAAACAGCAAATTCATGCTCATCCAAACGTGGTCGTGGTAAGAAAAGATCCGGTCGTTAAAGCCTTGCTGGCTGAAAAGTACCAGCCTCAAGTTAAGGCGTTGCAAACGCAGACAATAGCGAGCTTAGACCGCGAGTTGAGGCACGTCAGGTTGCCCGACGAACAGGGCCCAAGTCAACTTGCTCCATTAGTTGCGCATTCATTCTTGTACACCATGCAGTCACTTGGCCATCAAGTGGATTTTGCGATGCACAATGCCGGCGGTGTTCGAAATTCATTGGCAGCGGGCCCCGTTTCTGTTGCCGATGTAGCGGGAAAACTCTTGCCGTTTGCGGTACCGATTGGCGTGTACCGTATTAAAGGGAGCGATATTCCAAAAATTTTAGAGGGAGCGCTCGACAATGCATACAGCAATGGTGTGCAAGGCACGGGCTCAGGTAGCTATCCATATACCTCGCAACTTGAGTTTCAATATGACTCAACTTTACCAAAAGGACAAAGAGTCTCTAATGTGATCGTGGCCGGTGAAGTATTGGATGAACATCGTGTTTACATAGGTACATCAAGTGCTTACACCATGAAAGGGAAAGAGGGCTATGATGCTATTCGAAATATGCTAGACAGTGGCATTGTGACGACCTGGTCAATGGCGGACTGTTTTATCAAGCTGTTATCTGAACAACCTACCTCAGTGCGCTCAACCCCGAGCCAAAATGCGGGTCTGCTTCCATAA
- a CDS encoding YceH family protein: MNIELSPVEARVIGCLIEKEITTPDQYPLTLNSLTTACNQKSNREPVMSLGDAEVQDAATALINRRLLSDESSFNSRVSKFQHRFCNTEFGDLKLNEQEKGIVCCLLLRGAQTPGEIRTRTNRLCAFTDVKEVEAVLDAMATRESGALVVKLPREAGKRESRYMHLFSGEVDIEQLVQEASTGTSPVASSAGQARIEALESEVESLKQELLELKALVNSLL; this comes from the coding sequence ATGAACATAGAATTGTCCCCAGTTGAGGCGCGCGTCATTGGCTGCCTTATCGAAAAAGAGATTACGACTCCCGATCAATACCCGTTGACGCTAAACAGCTTAACAACCGCGTGTAATCAGAAGAGTAACCGCGAGCCGGTTATGAGTCTTGGTGATGCGGAGGTTCAGGATGCGGCAACCGCTTTGATAAATCGCCGATTATTGAGTGATGAGAGTAGCTTCAACAGTCGAGTGTCAAAGTTTCAGCATCGTTTTTGTAACACCGAATTTGGCGATCTAAAACTCAACGAGCAAGAGAAAGGTATCGTGTGTTGTTTGCTACTCCGTGGAGCGCAAACACCAGGGGAGATCCGTACTCGAACTAACCGACTTTGCGCATTCACTGACGTGAAAGAGGTGGAAGCGGTACTGGATGCGATGGCAACCCGCGAAAGTGGAGCTTTAGTCGTTAAGCTACCGCGTGAAGCAGGTAAGCGTGAGTCGCGATATATGCATTTGTTTAGTGGTGAAGTCGATATTGAACAGCTTGTCCAAGAAGCTTCAACAGGCACTAGTCCTGTAGCGTCATCAGCAGGACAAGCTCGTATTGAAGCGCTTGAAAGTGAAGTTGAATCTCTTAAGCAAGAGCTCTTGGAGCTCAAAGCACTGGTTAACTCACTACTCTAG
- a CDS encoding autoinducer 2-binding periplasmic protein LuxP translates to MPKFHTLLIVILFAAPSFTTSANTILSDYWNYQQFLKTHPEQKQRAEQLQQAVLGGPVPLAVKQSEPVTISVVYPGQQVSDYWVRNIKAFERRLEELGVVYELNQVFTRPNEDYRQQSVSLMEAVKNNSGYLIFTLDTTRHRKFIEHVLHATDIKLILQNITTPVKGWAENPPFMYVGFDHVKGSLLLADYFKQRFGGAQTDYSVLYFSEGYVSDARGGTFIEQMDAEKSFNLTTSYYTKANRESGREAALNALAQFPDVDFIYACATDVALGATDALRELGKQQVVVNGWGGGSAELDAIQRGDLDVTVMRMNDDTGVAMAEAIKWDLEQKPVPQVYSGSFELVTSEDSTQRINELKAKAFRYSDQ, encoded by the coding sequence ATGCCTAAATTTCATACTTTGCTCATCGTAATACTATTTGCAGCGCCTTCATTCACAACCTCTGCAAATACCATCCTGTCTGATTATTGGAATTATCAACAGTTTCTTAAAACGCACCCAGAACAAAAGCAGCGAGCAGAACAATTGCAGCAAGCCGTTTTGGGTGGGCCCGTTCCTCTTGCTGTAAAGCAAAGTGAGCCCGTAACCATTTCCGTGGTTTATCCAGGACAACAAGTGTCCGACTACTGGGTAAGAAACATTAAGGCATTTGAACGAAGGTTAGAAGAACTCGGCGTAGTGTATGAACTAAACCAAGTTTTCACTCGACCTAATGAAGACTATCGTCAACAAAGCGTCTCACTCATGGAGGCGGTAAAAAACAATTCTGGATATCTGATTTTTACCTTAGACACCACCAGACACCGTAAATTTATAGAACATGTTTTGCACGCCACGGATATTAAATTGATCCTGCAGAACATTACGACCCCGGTAAAAGGTTGGGCGGAGAACCCGCCATTTATGTATGTTGGTTTCGATCATGTAAAAGGCAGTTTGTTACTCGCTGATTACTTCAAACAACGCTTTGGTGGAGCTCAAACGGATTACTCGGTACTGTATTTTTCCGAAGGTTATGTTAGTGACGCGCGGGGAGGAACTTTTATTGAGCAGATGGATGCTGAGAAGAGCTTTAATCTGACGACTTCCTATTACACTAAAGCCAATCGTGAAAGTGGCCGTGAAGCTGCGCTCAACGCCTTGGCACAGTTCCCAGATGTAGACTTTATTTACGCTTGTGCGACGGACGTAGCTTTAGGGGCGACGGATGCGCTGCGTGAGCTGGGTAAACAGCAAGTGGTAGTAAATGGCTGGGGCGGTGGTTCTGCCGAGTTGGACGCCATTCAACGTGGCGATCTCGATGTGACTGTGATGCGAATGAATGATGATACAGGCGTGGCCATGGCAGAGGCGATTAAATGGGATTTGGAACAAAAACCGGTACCACAGGTGTACTCAGGCAGCTTCGAGCTGGTCACTAGTGAAGATAGCACTCAACGTATTAATGAATTGAAAGCCAAAGCGTTTCGCTATTCTGACCAATAG
- a CDS encoding GIY-YIG nuclease family protein, whose translation MADTSIASGWYVYLIRTAENKLYCGVTNDLERRFKQHQTGKGAKALRGRGPLKLVWSQPQQSKSEALKTEIAIKKLDKKRKERLVATGEEFVITTRV comes from the coding sequence ATGGCCGACACTTCTATCGCGAGTGGCTGGTATGTGTACTTGATCCGCACGGCTGAAAACAAACTTTATTGCGGTGTGACTAACGATTTAGAGCGTCGTTTTAAACAACACCAAACGGGTAAAGGCGCAAAAGCGTTACGAGGTCGAGGCCCATTAAAGTTGGTGTGGAGTCAACCCCAGCAGAGTAAAAGTGAAGCGCTGAAAACAGAAATTGCAATCAAGAAGCTGGATAAAAAACGTAAAGAGCGGTTAGTGGCCACAGGTGAAGAATTTGTCATTACCACACGTGTTTAA
- a CDS encoding LysR substrate-binding domain-containing protein: MRYSLKQLAVFDAVADTGSVSQAADKLALTQSATSMSLAQLEKMLGRPLFERQGKQMALTHWGVWLRPKAKRLLQDAQQIEMGFYEQHLLSGELKLGASQTPAEHLVPDLISAIDNDFPEMRISLGVKSTDSVIEGVLDYKYDLGIIEGRCDDNRIHQEVWCRDHLTVVAAAHHPFARRERVSLAQLEQARWVLREHGSGTRKIFDSSIHHLIADLDVWREYEHVPVLRSMVANGQYLTCLPYLDVERFVESGQLVALNVPELEMERTLSFIWRADMTENPLVECVKREGLRMMKGKPSVF; this comes from the coding sequence ATGCGATATTCATTAAAACAACTTGCCGTTTTTGATGCCGTAGCGGATACGGGGAGTGTGAGTCAGGCTGCGGATAAGCTGGCTTTAACACAGTCAGCAACGAGTATGTCATTGGCACAGTTAGAAAAAATGCTTGGTAGGCCACTGTTTGAAAGGCAGGGTAAACAGATGGCATTGACTCATTGGGGTGTCTGGTTAAGACCTAAAGCTAAGCGATTACTGCAAGATGCACAGCAAATCGAAATGGGGTTCTACGAGCAGCATTTGCTAAGTGGAGAGTTAAAGCTCGGTGCAAGTCAGACGCCAGCGGAGCACTTGGTACCCGATCTTATCAGCGCAATTGATAACGATTTTCCTGAGATGCGAATTTCACTGGGTGTAAAGAGTACCGACTCGGTGATTGAAGGTGTTTTGGACTATAAGTATGACCTAGGCATCATAGAAGGGCGCTGCGACGACAACCGGATTCACCAAGAAGTGTGGTGTCGTGATCACTTGACGGTTGTGGCCGCTGCACATCATCCATTTGCTCGTCGAGAACGTGTAAGTTTGGCTCAGCTTGAGCAGGCACGCTGGGTGTTGCGAGAGCATGGTTCGGGCACTCGAAAAATCTTTGATAGCTCCATTCACCATTTAATTGCTGACTTAGACGTATGGCGCGAATACGAACACGTACCTGTGTTACGAAGCATGGTCGCAAACGGTCAGTACTTGACCTGTTTGCCTTATTTGGATGTGGAACGATTTGTCGAGTCAGGCCAGTTAGTTGCACTTAATGTACCTGAGCTGGAAATGGAGCGTACCTTGTCTTTTATATGGCGTGCCGATATGACAGAAAACCCGCTGGTGGAATGTGTCAAACGAGAGGGGTTGCGTATGATGAAAGGCAAACCATCTGTGTTTTAG
- a CDS encoding SOS response-associated peptidase — protein sequence MCGRLNIIDDPFSHYVSEQLGLAFSTLPRDEAYPSEQLDCVVSGNDNQLFQLPLSWGIKPQWSNKLIINAQAESVRSKTTFAHAYANHRVIVPCSGWFEWRTHDNGEKSKFLFQSVNGEPLYMVGIGYPDTHQVVTLTTAPSLSYREYHHRMPLIVSSEQAKLWLLPITTGYPSFLDQAVSDAFWKVKGL from the coding sequence ATGTGCGGCCGACTTAACATTATCGATGATCCTTTTAGTCACTACGTTTCAGAGCAGCTTGGCTTAGCGTTTTCAACACTGCCAAGAGACGAAGCTTACCCCTCTGAGCAGCTCGACTGTGTCGTCTCGGGTAACGATAATCAGCTATTCCAACTTCCACTATCATGGGGGATCAAACCGCAGTGGAGTAATAAGCTTATCATCAATGCTCAAGCAGAGTCGGTGCGATCCAAAACGACGTTCGCACACGCTTACGCGAATCATCGTGTCATTGTGCCTTGTTCAGGGTGGTTCGAATGGCGTACCCACGACAATGGGGAAAAATCAAAGTTTCTTTTTCAGTCGGTTAATGGTGAACCGCTATATATGGTGGGTATTGGCTATCCTGATACCCACCAGGTTGTCACGTTAACCACAGCACCTTCTCTATCTTATCGTGAATACCATCATAGAATGCCGTTGATTGTGTCGAGTGAGCAAGCCAAGCTTTGGTTATTGCCGATAACAACCGGGTATCCGTCGTTTTTAGACCAAGCCGTTAGTGATGCTTTTTGGAAGGTCAAAGGCTTGTAG
- a CDS encoding DUF496 family protein, with protein MSSVFEIVAQARRKNKLKRELLDNEKKVRDNRKRVDLLENLMDYIKPEMTHDEIVTIIKNMKADYEDRVDDHIIKSAEISKARRDISRRIRELTEEDKQMVQGKK; from the coding sequence ATGAGTAGCGTATTTGAAATCGTTGCGCAAGCGCGCCGCAAGAACAAACTGAAGCGTGAACTGCTAGACAACGAAAAGAAGGTTCGCGACAACCGTAAGCGTGTCGACCTTCTAGAAAACTTGATGGACTACATCAAGCCAGAAATGACGCATGATGAAATTGTTACCATCATCAAAAACATGAAAGCAGACTACGAAGACCGTGTTGATGACCACATCATCAAGAGCGCAGAGATTTCAAAAGCTCGTCGTGACATCAGCCGTCGTATTCGCGAGCTGACTGAAGAAGACAAGCAAATGGTTCAAGGTAAGAAGTAA
- a CDS encoding ATP-dependent endonuclease, with protein MKLERIDVSGFRGIKRLSIALDDLTTLIGENTWGKSSLLDALSVALPADGRIYPFEMKDFHVDHAASHPQTRHLQIVLSFVSTERNETLSGRYRKLKPIWFQDENGINRFYYRISATLDGYDISQKYNFLDPEGAPLRLHHSEKIAQELMTLHPVIRLRDSRRLYQQEASANGNGNGNGNSINSRSEKRINNTVRRLMAIPGHVNKGEIKSSLTSMKALVEHYFSFKSHSKKITKGQRDGVFFSRPNSEQNLAQVIDETKNHQTRLLLLGLLNAYLQAKGPHELRRCARPILIIEDPEGRLHPTHLARAWSLLQMLPMQKILTTNSSDLLGAVPLQSIRRLVRQSDKTITKALATNSLTKDELRRVGFHIRFHRSRALFARCWLLVEGETEVWLFNELANQCGYNLAAEGVQIIEFAQSGLKSLIKVAKAFGIDWHVVTDGDAAGKKYATTVLHQLKGEHERHHLTELPDRDIEHYLYVNGFEIFFRDLIKIPHDHPIPPKKVVARVLKKFAKPDLALAIVAECEEKGIESIPVLIRWILRRVITMANGNT; from the coding sequence ATGAAGCTAGAGCGAATTGATGTTTCCGGCTTTCGCGGAATCAAACGCCTATCCATTGCACTGGACGACCTCACGACACTGATTGGTGAAAACACGTGGGGTAAATCCTCTCTGCTCGATGCGTTAAGCGTTGCACTCCCGGCTGATGGACGAATTTATCCATTCGAAATGAAAGATTTTCATGTCGATCATGCCGCATCACATCCACAGACACGCCATTTGCAAATTGTACTCTCTTTCGTCTCCACCGAGCGCAATGAAACTCTCTCTGGACGCTACCGAAAGCTCAAACCCATTTGGTTTCAAGATGAAAATGGTATAAACCGATTCTACTACCGCATCAGTGCGACACTTGATGGCTACGATATTAGCCAGAAATATAATTTCTTAGACCCTGAGGGAGCTCCGCTTAGGTTGCACCATTCAGAAAAAATCGCGCAAGAACTGATGACTCTGCACCCTGTGATTCGTTTACGAGACTCTCGTCGACTGTACCAACAAGAGGCGAGCGCTAATGGGAACGGGAACGGGAACGGCAATAGCATCAATTCCCGCTCCGAAAAGCGAATCAATAATACCGTTCGACGGCTTATGGCTATACCGGGTCATGTTAATAAAGGGGAGATCAAAAGCAGTCTCACCTCAATGAAAGCGCTCGTAGAACACTACTTTTCATTTAAAAGTCACTCAAAAAAAATAACCAAAGGTCAACGAGACGGCGTCTTTTTCTCTCGCCCTAACAGTGAACAGAATCTTGCACAAGTCATTGATGAAACCAAAAACCATCAAACTCGTTTGTTATTGCTTGGCCTCCTAAATGCGTACCTGCAGGCAAAGGGGCCGCATGAATTGCGTCGTTGCGCGAGACCCATACTCATTATTGAAGATCCCGAAGGTCGTTTGCACCCCACGCACCTAGCTCGTGCCTGGAGCTTATTGCAAATGTTGCCAATGCAAAAAATACTGACGACCAACAGTAGCGATCTGCTCGGCGCTGTGCCTTTACAATCTATCCGCCGCTTAGTGAGACAATCGGACAAAACCATTACTAAAGCACTGGCTACCAATAGCCTTACAAAGGATGAGCTTAGACGAGTTGGCTTTCATATTCGCTTTCATCGCTCACGAGCTTTGTTCGCACGCTGCTGGCTACTAGTAGAAGGAGAAACTGAAGTTTGGCTGTTCAATGAGCTTGCCAACCAATGTGGCTACAACTTAGCAGCCGAAGGGGTGCAAATTATCGAATTTGCCCAATCAGGGCTAAAGTCCTTAATCAAAGTCGCCAAAGCATTCGGTATCGATTGGCATGTTGTCACCGATGGTGATGCCGCAGGTAAAAAGTACGCAACAACCGTACTCCATCAATTAAAAGGAGAGCATGAGCGACATCATTTAACCGAATTACCAGACAGAGATATCGAACACTATCTGTATGTAAACGGATTTGAAATTTTCTTTAGGGATCTTATCAAAATCCCTCATGACCACCCTATCCCACCGAAAAAAGTGGTCGCAAGAGTGCTTAAGAAGTTTGCCAAGCCTGACTTAGCACTCGCCATCGTCGCTGAATGCGAAGAGAAAGGTATCGAGAGTATTCCTGTTTTGATTCGTTGGATTCTGCGAAGAGTTATTACCATGGCCAACGGCAATACCTAA
- a CDS encoding DUF1097 domain-containing protein: MSPLIAISITTGILSGIWGWAALSLGLLSWAGFLGCTSYFAAPKDGIAGLAQSLLTNMSGVVWAMVIIHGSSLINLEIAGYVMTALVSFFMCIQAKRTWLQYIPGTFIGACATFAADGAWQIVVPSLILGGIFGFTMKASGLWLHKQLGSDTKTALAND, from the coding sequence ATGAGTCCACTAATCGCTATTTCTATTACAACAGGCATTCTTTCAGGTATATGGGGCTGGGCAGCGTTATCATTGGGGCTGCTATCTTGGGCTGGTTTCCTTGGGTGTACCAGTTACTTTGCAGCGCCGAAAGATGGTATTGCAGGACTTGCACAAAGTTTGCTTACCAATATGTCTGGCGTAGTGTGGGCGATGGTGATAATTCATGGCTCATCACTGATCAATTTGGAAATCGCCGGTTATGTAATGACCGCGTTAGTGTCGTTTTTTATGTGCATCCAAGCTAAGCGAACTTGGCTACAGTACATCCCAGGTACATTCATTGGTGCCTGCGCTACATTCGCCGCAGATGGTGCGTGGCAAATAGTCGTTCCGTCATTGATTCTTGGTGGGATTTTTGGATTTACTATGAAAGCGAGCGGTCTTTGGTTGCATAAACAACTCGGCAGTGACACCAAGACAGCGCTTGCGAACGATTAA